In one Pseudomonas sp. SG20056 genomic region, the following are encoded:
- a CDS encoding flagellar hook-length control protein FliK, with the protein MSEISSPRPIAPTPPSSRPSAVAADLAVKLLQPMQGLLASGETAKAEVIALKEVAQSFQMLLKLTLNNGSQTTLEATSPRPIAQGTSLAVTALSETRLALSVLMGGDKPLTSLDLDQLPVGTLLQGKVVAREQLLQGRSQQVIYKVLVSLLNTPLAGSKLSLETPLALPLGSLLSAQVQGSQALNFLPLSGRLDQLALSQQLGSQSNRQGSLEGLFGALQGLRGNAEMSEGLRTSIDKLFGALPDAAQLSTAKGLAAALENSGILLESKLLGGQGQALPTDLKANLLRLITQLLPNLPAGTPLTAANASLAQAMPALARDLLGSLGKASNRQQALSFPLPSRLLQAMDGEADLEALLKLAAAAISRLQTHQLSSLAQSQVGPDGNLLTTWQLELPMRNQQELVPLQVKIQRDESNPQGKPEKKETLWKVELAFDLDPLGPLQVKAQLAHGRLSSQLWAERSSTVSLIDAELDNLRQRLNASGVQVGELACSQGTPPRGPRTTLEQRWVDETA; encoded by the coding sequence ATGAGCGAAATCAGCAGCCCGCGGCCTATTGCGCCAACTCCCCCCAGCAGCCGCCCCAGCGCTGTCGCGGCGGATCTGGCAGTGAAACTGTTACAGCCCATGCAAGGCTTGCTGGCCAGCGGTGAAACTGCCAAGGCCGAAGTCATCGCCCTCAAGGAAGTGGCGCAAAGCTTTCAGATGCTGCTCAAGCTGACCCTCAACAACGGAAGCCAGACCACCCTGGAAGCCACTAGCCCGCGCCCAATTGCCCAGGGCACATCCTTAGCAGTAACCGCCCTGTCAGAAACCCGCCTGGCGCTGTCCGTACTGATGGGCGGTGACAAGCCCCTGACCAGCCTGGACCTTGATCAGTTGCCGGTTGGCACCCTGCTGCAGGGCAAGGTGGTGGCCCGCGAGCAACTGTTGCAAGGGCGCTCGCAGCAGGTGATCTACAAGGTGCTGGTCAGCCTGCTCAACACACCGCTGGCTGGCAGCAAGCTGTCGCTGGAAACCCCACTGGCCCTGCCCCTCGGCAGCCTGCTCAGCGCTCAGGTCCAAGGCAGCCAGGCGTTGAATTTTCTGCCGCTGAGCGGGCGCCTTGATCAGCTCGCACTGAGCCAGCAACTGGGCAGCCAAAGCAATCGCCAGGGCTCCCTTGAAGGCCTTTTTGGTGCCCTGCAAGGGCTGCGCGGCAATGCCGAGATGAGTGAGGGGCTGCGCACCAGCATCGACAAACTTTTCGGTGCCCTGCCCGACGCCGCCCAGCTGAGTACCGCCAAGGGCCTGGCGGCGGCCCTGGAGAACAGTGGCATCCTGCTGGAAAGCAAACTGCTGGGCGGTCAGGGTCAGGCACTGCCGACCGACCTCAAGGCCAACCTGCTGCGCCTGATTACCCAACTGCTACCCAATCTGCCTGCGGGCACTCCGCTGACCGCAGCCAATGCCAGCCTGGCACAGGCAATGCCGGCATTGGCTCGCGATCTACTGGGTAGCCTGGGCAAAGCCAGTAACCGTCAACAGGCACTGAGCTTTCCCCTGCCCTCGCGCCTGCTCCAGGCCATGGACGGTGAAGCCGATCTGGAAGCCCTGCTGAAACTTGCCGCCGCCGCCATTTCACGCTTGCAGACCCACCAACTCTCAAGCCTGGCACAGAGCCAGGTCGGCCCAGACGGCAACCTGCTCACCACCTGGCAACTGGAACTGCCCATGCGCAACCAGCAGGAGCTGGTGCCGTTGCAGGTAAAAATCCAGCGCGATGAAAGCAACCCGCAAGGCAAGCCGGAGAAAAAGGAAACCCTGTGGAAGGTCGAGCTGGCATTCGACCTCGACCCATTGGGGCCTTTACAGGTTAAGGCGCAACTGGCCCACGGCCGCCTTTCCAGCCAACTCTGGGCCGAACGCAGCAGCACTGTCAGCCTGATTGATGCAGAGCTGGACAACCTGCGCCAGCGCCTGAACGCCTCCGGCGTGCAGGTTGGCGAGCTGGCCTGTAGCCAGGGCACACCGCCACGCGGCCCACGCACCACCCTGGAACAACGCTGGGTGGATGAAACCGCATGA
- the ccmE gene encoding cytochrome c maturation protein CcmE: protein MNPVRKKRLYIVLAIIAGVGIAVALALSALQQNINLFYTPTQIANGEAPQDTRIRAGGLVEEGSVKRSSDSLDTDFVVTDGAKSVTIRYSGILPDLFREGQGIVAMGKLDANGVLIADEVLAKHDENYMPPEVMQALEQSGMKQQHDAAKAAKQASPAEYAQ from the coding sequence GTGAACCCCGTGCGTAAAAAACGCCTGTATATCGTCCTGGCCATCATTGCCGGTGTCGGTATTGCTGTGGCCCTGGCCCTCAGTGCCTTGCAGCAAAACATCAACCTGTTCTACACCCCGACCCAGATCGCCAACGGCGAAGCCCCGCAGGACACCCGCATCCGTGCCGGCGGCCTGGTTGAGGAGGGCTCGGTGAAGCGCTCCAGCGACTCACTGGACACCGACTTTGTCGTCACTGACGGCGCCAAGAGCGTGACCATCCGCTACAGCGGCATCCTTCCGGACCTGTTTCGTGAAGGGCAGGGCATCGTCGCCATGGGCAAGCTCGACGCCAATGGCGTGTTGATTGCCGATGAAGTGTTGGCCAAACACGATGAAAACTACATGCCGCCGGAAGTTATGCAGGCTCTGGAGCAGAGCGGCATGAAACAGCAGCACGACGCGGCCAAAGCGGCCAAGCAGGCGTCCCCAGCGGAGTACGCGCAATGA
- a CDS encoding heme ABC transporter permease, giving the protein MMNWTWFHKLGSPKWFYEISSRWLPWLALAAAVLLVVGLVWGLAFAPPDYQQGNSFRIIYIHVPAAFLAQSIYVMLAVAGIVGLVWKMKLADVALQQAAPIGAWMTVIALITGAIWGKPTWGTYWVWDARLTSMLILLFLYFGVIALGNAITNRDSAAKACAVLAIVGVVNIPIIKYSVEWWNTLHQPATFSVVAKPAMPFEMWMPLLIMVLGFYCFFGAVLLLRMRLEVLKREARSSWVKAVVKAQVEKGL; this is encoded by the coding sequence CTGATGAACTGGACGTGGTTTCACAAGCTCGGCTCGCCCAAGTGGTTTTATGAAATCAGCAGCCGCTGGCTGCCCTGGTTGGCACTGGCCGCTGCCGTGCTGCTGGTGGTCGGTTTGGTCTGGGGGCTGGCCTTTGCGCCGCCGGATTACCAGCAGGGCAACAGCTTTCGCATCATTTACATCCATGTGCCAGCGGCATTTCTCGCCCAGTCGATCTACGTGATGCTGGCGGTGGCCGGCATTGTCGGCCTGGTGTGGAAGATGAAACTGGCCGATGTCGCCCTGCAGCAGGCTGCGCCCATTGGCGCCTGGATGACCGTGATTGCCCTGATAACGGGCGCTATCTGGGGCAAGCCGACCTGGGGCACCTACTGGGTGTGGGATGCCCGCCTGACCTCGATGCTGATTCTGCTGTTCCTGTATTTCGGTGTAATCGCCCTCGGCAATGCCATCACCAACCGTGACAGCGCGGCAAAGGCCTGCGCGGTGCTGGCGATTGTTGGCGTGGTGAATATCCCGATCATCAAATATTCGGTGGAGTGGTGGAACACCCTGCACCAGCCCGCCACCTTCAGCGTGGTGGCCAAGCCGGCCATGCCGTTCGAGATGTGGATGCCGCTGCTGATCATGGTGCTGGGCTTCTACTGCTTCTTTGGCGCCGTACTGCTGCTGCGCATGCGCCTGGAAGTGCTCAAACGTGAGGCCCGCAGCAGTTGGGTCAAGGCCGTCGTCAAGGCACAGGTGGAGAAGGGCCTATGA
- a CDS encoding DsbE family thiol:disulfide interchange protein produces the protein MKRLLLLLPLLVFLGVAVFLYRGLFLDPTELPSALIGKPFPAFSLPAVQDGKTLSEADLKGKPALVNVWATWCVACRVEHPVLNKLAKLGVIIYGVNYKDDNAAAQKWLVEFHDPYQLNINDARGTLGLDLGVYGAPETFLIDKDGIIRHKFVGVIDERVWREQLAPLYQELVDEVQP, from the coding sequence ATGAAGCGTTTATTGCTGCTGTTACCGTTGCTGGTCTTTCTCGGCGTGGCGGTGTTTCTCTACCGAGGTCTGTTCCTCGACCCCACCGAGCTGCCATCGGCGCTGATCGGCAAGCCGTTCCCGGCGTTCTCCCTGCCAGCGGTGCAGGATGGCAAAACGCTGAGCGAAGCCGATCTCAAGGGCAAGCCGGCATTGGTCAATGTCTGGGCGACCTGGTGTGTAGCCTGCCGTGTAGAACACCCGGTACTGAACAAGCTGGCCAAGCTCGGCGTGATTATCTACGGGGTCAACTACAAGGATGACAACGCCGCCGCGCAGAAGTGGCTGGTGGAGTTCCATGACCCCTATCAGCTGAATATCAACGATGCGCGTGGCACCCTCGGCCTGGACCTGGGGGTGTACGGCGCGCCCGAGACCTTCCTGATCGACAAGGACGGCATCATCCGCCACAAGTTTGTCGGGGTGATTGATGAGCGTGTCTGGCGTGAACAGCTGGCGCCGCTCTACCAAGAGTTAGTCGATGAGGTGCAGCCATGA
- the ccmB gene encoding heme exporter protein CcmB, with product MSNVFTLLLAREARLLFRRPAELANPLVFFAIVIALFPLAVGPQTQLLQSLSPGLVWVAALLAVLLSLDGLFRSDFEDGSLEQWVLSPHPLALLVLAKVLAHWLFSGLALVLLAPLLALMLGLPGRCLPVLLISLLLGTPVLSLLGAVGAALTVGLKRGGLLLALLILPLYIPVLILGSGALQASLQGLPAVGHLLWLASLTALAVTLTPFAIAAGLTISVAE from the coding sequence ATGAGCAATGTTTTTACCCTGCTGCTGGCCCGTGAAGCGCGCCTGTTATTCCGTCGCCCGGCCGAGCTGGCCAACCCGCTGGTGTTCTTTGCCATTGTGATTGCATTGTTCCCGCTGGCGGTGGGGCCGCAGACGCAGTTGTTACAAAGCCTTTCGCCTGGGCTGGTATGGGTAGCGGCGCTATTGGCCGTATTGCTCTCGCTGGACGGGCTTTTTCGCAGTGATTTCGAGGACGGCTCGCTGGAGCAGTGGGTCCTTTCGCCGCACCCCCTGGCTCTTCTGGTTCTGGCCAAGGTGCTGGCACACTGGCTGTTCTCGGGCCTGGCGCTGGTGCTGTTGGCGCCGCTGCTGGCGTTGATGCTCGGTTTGCCGGGGCGCTGCCTGCCGGTGCTGCTGATCTCGCTGTTGCTCGGCACCCCGGTGCTGAGCCTGCTCGGTGCCGTCGGTGCGGCCCTGACCGTGGGTCTCAAACGTGGCGGTCTGTTGCTCGCGTTGCTGATTTTGCCGTTGTATATCCCGGTGCTGATTCTCGGCAGCGGTGCGTTACAAGCCAGCCTGCAAGGATTGCCGGCGGTCGGCCACCTGTTGTGGTTGGCCAGCCTCACCGCATTGGCGGTGACCTTGACACCTTTTGCCATCGCCGCTGGTCTGACGATCAGTGTCGCTGAGTAG
- a CDS encoding cytochrome c-type biogenesis protein, with translation MKRLLSAVVLGLALLGTAQAAIDTYEFATEAERERYRNLVEELRCPKCQNQNIADSDAPIAMDLRAQIFRMLEEGQSNEQIIDFLVSRYGDFVLYKPPVTARTLLLWYGPAGLLVGGFVLLGVILLRRRSKPGVVASGLSVDEQQRLTALLNQTPVDKKD, from the coding sequence ATGAAGCGTCTGCTGAGTGCTGTGGTACTTGGGCTGGCCTTGCTGGGCACGGCTCAGGCAGCAATCGACACCTACGAGTTTGCTACTGAGGCCGAGCGCGAGCGTTACCGCAATCTGGTGGAAGAACTGCGCTGCCCCAAGTGCCAGAACCAGAACATTGCCGACTCCGATGCGCCGATTGCCATGGACCTGCGTGCGCAGATCTTCCGCATGCTGGAGGAGGGCCAGAGCAACGAGCAGATTATCGACTTTCTGGTCAGCCGCTATGGCGATTTCGTGCTCTACAAGCCGCCGGTAACCGCGCGCACCTTGCTGCTGTGGTATGGCCCGGCGGGTTTGCTGGTCGGTGGTTTCGTCCTGCTTGGGGTCATCCTGTTGCGTCGTCGTAGCAAGCCAGGCGTTGTCGCCAGCGGCCTGTCTGTCGATGAACAGCAGCGTCTGACTGCTCTGCTTAATCAAACGCCCGTGGATAAGAAAGACTGA
- the ccmI gene encoding c-type cytochrome biogenesis protein CcmI: MIEFWLCAGLLLLTALAFLLIPVLRARKVQAEEDRTALNVTLYQERLQELQAQHDAGALNAEQLANGRDEAARELLADTEGALAKPTQRKLGGTIPLIAALLMPLLGYGLYQHWGAIDDLERAQIFAAQPKTIEEMTARLEAAVKNDPKSAESWYFLGRTYMAQERAADAAVAFERAVDVAGREPELLGQWAQALYFSGNKQWTEQLQALTDEALKGDPAEVTSLGLLGIAAYEAGQFQQAIDRWQQLVGVLPAEDPSRLAIQGGIDRAREQLGAPATDAAPAASQGLTVRVALAAELQAKVQPGDAVFIFARAVSGPPMPLAVKRLSVADLPAEVSLSDSDAMMPQLKISGFEQVQLVARISRSGNATVGEWIGSSQPLASKTTELQQLVIDSADSKAP; encoded by the coding sequence ATGATTGAATTCTGGTTATGCGCTGGCCTGCTGTTGCTGACGGCCCTGGCGTTTCTGCTGATCCCGGTGCTGCGTGCGCGCAAGGTGCAGGCCGAAGAAGACCGTACCGCCCTCAACGTGACCCTCTATCAGGAACGTCTGCAGGAGCTGCAGGCGCAGCATGACGCGGGTGCGCTAAATGCTGAGCAATTGGCCAATGGTCGTGATGAGGCAGCCCGCGAGCTGCTGGCCGATACCGAAGGCGCGTTGGCCAAACCAACCCAGCGTAAGCTGGGCGGCACTATTCCTCTGATCGCGGCCCTGCTGATGCCCTTGCTCGGCTATGGCCTGTATCAGCACTGGGGCGCCATCGATGACCTCGAGCGTGCGCAGATCTTTGCCGCACAGCCAAAAACCATCGAAGAAATGACCGCACGCTTGGAGGCGGCGGTGAAGAATGATCCCAAATCCGCCGAAAGCTGGTACTTCCTCGGTCGCACCTATATGGCTCAGGAGCGTGCCGCTGATGCAGCGGTAGCCTTCGAGCGCGCTGTAGATGTTGCGGGGCGTGAGCCGGAGCTGCTCGGGCAGTGGGCGCAGGCGCTGTATTTTTCCGGCAATAAGCAATGGACCGAACAACTGCAGGCGCTGACCGATGAGGCGCTGAAAGGCGATCCGGCGGAAGTCACCAGCCTCGGCCTGCTGGGTATTGCCGCCTATGAAGCCGGGCAGTTCCAGCAGGCGATTGACCGCTGGCAGCAGCTGGTAGGGGTGCTGCCGGCTGAAGACCCTTCACGCCTGGCGATTCAGGGCGGGATTGATCGCGCCCGTGAGCAGCTTGGCGCGCCTGCGACCGATGCTGCACCGGCGGCTAGCCAAGGCCTGACTGTGCGTGTTGCCCTGGCTGCCGAGCTGCAGGCCAAGGTGCAACCGGGCGATGCCGTATTTATCTTCGCCCGCGCTGTCTCCGGGCCGCCGATGCCGCTGGCGGTCAAGCGCCTGAGCGTGGCTGATCTGCCGGCTGAAGTCAGCCTGTCGGACAGTGATGCGATGATGCCGCAGCTGAAAATCTCCGGCTTCGAGCAGGTGCAGCTGGTCGCCCGTATCTCCCGTAGTGGCAACGCCACGGTCGGTGAATGGATCGGTAGCAGTCAGCCGCTGGCCAGCAAGACCACTGAGTTGCAGCAACTGGTGATCGACAGCGCTGACAGCAAAGCCCCATGA
- a CDS encoding heme lyase CcmF/NrfE family subunit produces MIPELGHLAMILALCMALVQATLPLIGAWRGDRQWMSLAQPAAWGQFSFMLFAFICLTYAFMVDDFTVAYVANNSNSALPWYYKFSAVWGAHEGSLLLWGLILAGWTFAVSIFSRQLPEEMLARVLAVMGIISIGFLLFLIITSNPFERLLFDTPANGRDLNPLLQDFGLIIHPPMLYMGYVGFSVAFAFAIAALLGGKLDAAWARWSRPWTIVAWAFLGIGIALGSWWAYYELGWGGWWFWDPVENASFMPWLVGTALIHSLAVTEKRGVFKSWTVLLAIAAFSLSLLGTFLVRSGVLTSVHAFASDPERGVFILAFLLLVVGSSLALFAIRAPVVKSQVGFALWSRETLLLVNNLILVVAAAMILLGTLYPLVLDAMTGAKLSVGPPYFNALFVPLMGLLMAMIAVGVLVRWKDTPLQWLLSMLSPVLIGSVVLAVIATFLVGDFNWAVLAVCLLSAWVVLAGVRDIIEKTRHKGLLKGLPSLTRSYWGMQMAHLGMAVCALGVVLTSVGSYERDMRMAPGESVEIGGYQFTFEGAEHFEGPNFTSDKGTVRILEEGKQIAVLHPEKRLYTVQQSVMTEAGIDAGITRDLFVALGEPLENGAWAVRVHIKPFVRWIWFGALLMGLGGFLAAADKRYRMKVRTRVRDALGMAGAQA; encoded by the coding sequence ATGATCCCCGAACTTGGCCATCTGGCGATGATCCTGGCGCTGTGCATGGCGTTGGTGCAGGCGACGCTGCCGCTGATCGGCGCCTGGCGTGGTGACCGGCAGTGGATGAGCCTGGCCCAGCCGGCCGCCTGGGGGCAGTTCAGCTTTATGTTGTTTGCCTTTATCTGCCTGACCTACGCCTTTATGGTCGACGACTTCACCGTCGCCTACGTGGCCAACAACTCCAACAGCGCGCTGCCGTGGTACTACAAGTTCAGCGCTGTATGGGGTGCCCACGAAGGCTCCTTGCTGCTCTGGGGCCTGATCCTCGCCGGCTGGACCTTTGCCGTGTCGATCTTCTCGCGCCAGTTGCCGGAGGAGATGCTCGCCCGCGTGCTGGCCGTGATGGGCATTATTAGCATCGGTTTTCTACTGTTTCTGATCATCACTTCCAACCCGTTCGAGCGCCTGCTGTTTGATACCCCGGCAAACGGTCGTGACCTCAATCCGCTGTTGCAAGACTTCGGCCTGATCATCCACCCGCCGATGCTCTACATGGGCTATGTCGGCTTCTCCGTGGCCTTCGCCTTCGCCATTGCCGCCTTGCTTGGCGGCAAGCTGGACGCCGCGTGGGCGCGCTGGTCGCGGCCCTGGACCATCGTCGCCTGGGCCTTCCTTGGCATCGGTATCGCGCTGGGCTCCTGGTGGGCCTACTACGAACTCGGCTGGGGCGGCTGGTGGTTCTGGGACCCGGTGGAAAACGCCTCCTTTATGCCCTGGCTGGTCGGCACTGCATTGATCCACTCCCTGGCCGTGACGGAAAAACGCGGCGTGTTCAAAAGCTGGACTGTGCTGCTGGCGATTGCCGCGTTCTCCTTGAGCCTGCTGGGTACCTTCCTGGTCCGTTCCGGGGTGCTGACTTCGGTGCATGCCTTCGCCAGCGACCCTGAGCGCGGCGTGTTTATCCTGGCCTTCCTGCTGTTGGTGGTGGGCAGCTCGCTGGCGTTGTTCGCCATTCGCGCACCAGTGGTCAAGAGCCAGGTTGGTTTTGCCCTGTGGTCGCGGGAAACCCTGCTGCTGGTGAATAACCTGATTCTGGTGGTGGCCGCAGCGATGATTCTGCTCGGCACTCTCTACCCGCTGGTGCTGGATGCCATGACCGGGGCCAAACTGTCGGTCGGTCCGCCGTACTTCAACGCGCTGTTCGTGCCGCTGATGGGCCTGCTGATGGCGATGATCGCGGTCGGCGTGCTGGTGCGCTGGAAAGACACGCCGCTGCAGTGGCTGCTGAGCATGCTCTCCCCGGTGCTGATCGGCAGCGTAGTGCTGGCAGTAATCGCCACCTTCCTGGTCGGCGACTTCAACTGGGCGGTGCTCGCTGTTTGCCTGTTATCCGCTTGGGTGGTGCTGGCCGGTGTGCGCGACATTATCGAGAAAACCCGGCACAAAGGGTTGCTCAAAGGCCTGCCCAGCCTGACCCGCAGTTACTGGGGTATGCAGATGGCGCATCTGGGCATGGCGGTGTGCGCCCTGGGGGTGGTGCTGACCAGTGTGGGCAGCTACGAGCGTGACATGCGCATGGCACCGGGTGAATCGGTGGAAATCGGTGGTTATCAGTTCACCTTTGAAGGTGCTGAGCACTTCGAAGGGCCGAACTTCACCTCGGACAAAGGCACGGTGCGCATCCTCGAAGAGGGCAAGCAGATTGCCGTGCTGCACCCGGAAAAGCGTCTGTATACCGTGCAGCAGTCGGTGATGACCGAGGCGGGCATCGACGCTGGAATTACCCGTGACCTGTTCGTTGCCTTGGGTGAGCCTCTGGAAAACGGCGCCTGGGCGGTACGCGTGCATATCAAACCGTTCGTCCGCTGGATCTGGTTCGGTGCATTGCTGATGGGCCTGGGTGGCTTCCTGGCGGCCGCTGACAAGCGCTACCGGATGAAGGTGCGCACCCGTGTGCGTGACGCACTGGGCATGGCGGGGGCGCAGGCATGA
- a CDS encoding EscU/YscU/HrcU family type III secretion system export apparatus switch protein — protein sequence MKKTAPRQAIALTYDGQNAPVLSAKGDDELAEAILAIAREYEVPIYENAELVRLLARLELGDAIPEQLYRCIAEIIAFAWYLKGKAPAGSERDSDITPPLRLLEGPTR from the coding sequence ATGAAGAAGACCGCGCCACGCCAGGCTATCGCCTTGACCTACGACGGCCAGAATGCGCCGGTGCTCAGCGCCAAAGGTGATGACGAACTAGCCGAAGCCATCCTGGCCATTGCCCGCGAATATGAAGTGCCGATCTACGAGAATGCCGAACTTGTGCGCCTGTTAGCGCGATTGGAACTGGGTGATGCGATCCCCGAACAGCTGTATCGCTGCATCGCGGAAATCATCGCCTTTGCTTGGTATCTGAAGGGTAAAGCGCCAGCCGGAAGTGAGCGTGATAGCGATATCACACCACCGCTGCGCCTGTTGGAAGGGCCAACACGTTAA
- the ccmD gene encoding heme exporter protein CcmD: MSFASFSEFLAMGTHGPYVWSCYAISLAVLGLNVALPILARRRYLQDEARRLRREELK; encoded by the coding sequence ATGAGTTTTGCCAGTTTTAGCGAGTTTCTCGCCATGGGCACCCACGGGCCTTATGTCTGGTCCTGTTATGCCATCAGCCTGGCTGTGCTGGGGCTGAATGTGGCGCTGCCAATCCTGGCGCGTCGCCGTTATCTGCAAGACGAGGCGCGTCGTTTGCGCCGGGAGGAGTTGAAGTGA
- a CDS encoding MerR family DNA-binding protein, with amino-acid sequence MRVAQLAKAAAVSSETVRHYTDLGLLRPTRNPDNGYQEYSSTDLQRLRFIARARRLGFSLKDTQQILASADNGHAPCAEVRDLLSERLTALQAHIEECQRLALVMQNAFDNWADKGECAPDGQAICRLIEDFEPDIERRPATPCPAH; translated from the coding sequence ATGCGTGTCGCCCAATTGGCCAAAGCCGCCGCTGTCAGCAGTGAGACCGTGCGTCACTACACCGACCTTGGCCTGCTCAGGCCCACGCGCAATCCGGATAACGGCTACCAGGAATATTCCAGCACCGACCTGCAACGTCTGCGCTTTATCGCGCGTGCGCGGCGCCTGGGCTTTAGCCTGAAAGACACACAACAGATTCTCGCCAGTGCCGATAACGGCCATGCGCCCTGCGCCGAGGTCCGTGACCTGCTCAGCGAACGCCTGACGGCGCTACAGGCGCATATCGAGGAGTGCCAACGCCTGGCACTGGTGATGCAGAATGCCTTCGACAACTGGGCCGACAAGGGCGAATGCGCCCCCGATGGCCAAGCCATCTGCCGTTTGATCGAAGATTTCGAGCCCGATATCGAGCGCCGTCCGGCGACGCCCTGCCCTGCGCACTAA
- the ccmA gene encoding cytochrome c biogenesis heme-transporting ATPase CcmA, which yields MLFERLELRLVPGEMLQVAGPNGSGKTSLLRLLAGLMQPTAGEIRLNGRPLAAQRAELARNLLWIGHAAGIKGLLTAEENLTWLCALHQPAEREAIWQALAAVGLRGFEDVPCHTLSAGQQRRVALARLYLPGPSLWVLDEPFTALDKAAVAQLENHLAAHCQQGGLVVLTTHHELTVKPAGYRELDLGQRTS from the coding sequence ATGCTCTTCGAGCGTCTGGAGCTGCGTCTGGTTCCCGGTGAGATGCTGCAGGTGGCAGGCCCCAATGGCAGCGGCAAGACCAGCCTGCTGCGATTGCTGGCTGGGTTGATGCAACCAACTGCTGGTGAGATTCGTCTGAATGGTCGCCCGCTGGCGGCGCAGCGGGCAGAGCTGGCGCGCAACCTGTTGTGGATCGGCCATGCCGCCGGCATCAAGGGCTTGCTTACCGCCGAAGAAAACCTGACCTGGCTTTGCGCCCTGCATCAGCCGGCCGAACGTGAGGCCATCTGGCAAGCGCTGGCGGCAGTGGGGTTGCGCGGCTTTGAAGATGTGCCGTGCCACACCTTGTCTGCTGGGCAGCAGCGCCGTGTGGCGCTGGCCCGACTGTACCTGCCAGGGCCGTCACTCTGGGTGCTGGATGAGCCGTTTACTGCGCTGGACAAGGCAGCTGTAGCCCAGTTGGAGAACCATCTGGCTGCACACTGTCAGCAGGGTGGTCTGGTGGTGTTGACCACGCACCATGAATTGACGGTCAAGCCGGCCGGTTACCGCGAGCTTGATCTGGGGCAACGCACGTCATGA